The genomic DNA GCagttgcacgagtaataatataaaaaccatgaaaaaaatattacggtaaatttttatgggcgggtcaactcacaatccgacccaattatccatttactctcacatatatccaaattaatcacagctctcgacccggaaatccggacactttaaaaattaagcattatatatatatatatagattagttagttaaaaaattaaacttatattgttaaaatgtcacgcgtttattaaaatttgggttgaatttaaaatataatgtcttattagtctagttggttaaaaggttatacttattttgttaggttgcaaattcgaaccatacttatagtatttttaattttatttttaaccgttttaagtttatgggcgggtcaacccacaatccgaccctaatatccatttactctcacatatatccaaattaaccacagctcgacccgacaatccggatactttaaaaattaagcatcattatatatatatatatagataagtgtTACATAAGAATTTAAATTGGATTGAAGTGGATCGATactaatttcttaaataaataaataaaatattatttttataagaaaataattatagatataaaaaaaaaatttacatataatataaaataatgttaaatattattacaagtatagaaaattttaaattttattaaaagaatacaaaattatatatatttgttaagttAACTCTATAGAAGAACTAGCTTAAATTTAGTAACAAATTTTGATAAAGTAaattaaaccatttttttttggtaagaaTAATCCCCtctcaaataatttaatctttaataaaaaaaattgacattatttGTGAGTTGATTAACCATCTacatgtattatttaaataatgaaaaactcATCTATTATGAACAACAAACAACCCATCTATTAGGagtattattattcaaatatcgACAAATCCGATTTGATTAtacaagtaaaaataaaaaataaaataaaaggaatagTATTAAACTAGCTAAAACTTTCAATATACCCTCACACAAGATTACTACTCACCCTAATCTGCTGCTTCTACACAAAGCCTGACCAAATCCAACCCTACGTTTGTCCACGTCATATTCAACCCAAAGATCTTGCTGATGAACGTTCCCGATTATATTACTCGCAGCTCCCAACAATCCCGACCGTGAAATTCCCAAACAGTGGATCCCACCTCCAACATAACTCAAAACCCTCTCTTTCTTCACTACAATCTCCACtcctttctcaaattcaaatacCAGATCTCCTATCAACCGTCCGATCTCCTCCATCTTCCCACCACCAAAACACATCTCTAATCCTCCCTCATAAACATACCCTTTCTTCATTTTCCGACCAACCACCTTTCCAATTTCCTCCTTCACCTTATTATAAGCTTCATCCACCAAGTAACTGAATTCACTGCCGGAATCTATCATAGTCTGACCAGACCCTCCAGTGTCCGGTCGGAATACTGAAACAGAAATGTTCAATCTTTTTCCGGCTAGTCTTATACCCACCATCGGAAGTGTATAAGCATAAGGATCAAGATTCGGCATTTGTTGAGGCTTAGGAAAGATCAATATGTTGACGTATTTGAAAGTAGGAGAATTCGGATTGTCACCTAAATAGAATATTCCGGTCGAATTCCGACTCGGTACGCAATAAGAGAACTTCCCCAGTCTAGATTGTGAAGCGAATGACATCCTGCCGCGATTCATTCCCAAGATACCTTGATTATCGGATGAGTAAGATGCGCAACCGAGAATCAAGGGTGGGGTGATATGGGCTTTTGAAAAAGTGAATCTTTCCCGGACTAAATTACCTTCTGCCAGAGTACCGTCGGCGTAGAAGTAAGAATAGTGACAGAGACGGTTATGGTCGCAGGATGTGGGTAGGGTGAAGTCGGGTTTTCGAGGTTTGCAGAGGGGATGGGTACATGGGAGAAGAGAGAAGGAGGATGAAAGAGATGGATCGAACGATGATGTTGGGTTGTTGCGGCATTGAATCCATGAGAGCTGGCTACCTGTGTCGAGAACCATTTGTTGGGATTGTGGTGGTGTGCCTATTGGAAGAGTGACGATTAGGGCCATTGAGTATTTGAAAGATGATCTGTAATTGTATGGATGGTGATTATTTGTTGTTGCTTGAGAAGAAAGGAGCTGTTGGTTAATGGAGGAGAGAGAGATGGATGTAAGAGGGAAGGAGAGGGAGAGGGAAATTGAGAGAGGGATTAGATGGGAGTTGAGAATTAGAAATGTGCAGAGCATGAGATGAGCTCTGGGTGAAGAAGCCATGGAAGAGTTTGAGAGAAGAAATGTGTAtgtagatgaagaagaagaagaagaaagagtgGTGTGGTTGAATTTATAGGATCTTGAAAATGGAAGACGCGGTTTCATATGACTGGACACAGAGAAACATGGAAAGATGATGGTCTAGAAACAACTAAAGCTTTGCATTCAATACATAAGTGTTAtatatactttttctttttgaaaaagtaattttggatatttttattataaaaagaaatcattgTTAATAATTATGAAGTTTAGATACAACTTAAGTTGTATGAATAGATTggtaacaaataaaaaatcagaTATTCAGCAGTATTAACTTAATTGATGAAtggttattttttcttttttttttcatgtctaaaaaaactataaaagatTTGAATCATCTTATTTATCTTTTcgtttcttaaattttatttatcttttcgTTTCTTAAATTTGAGTTAGTGTTGTGTTTTTGTTCGGTATAACGTTCTAAGAGTATTATTGAATTTGTCGTTTGAGAttttataattcgaataatactCTAAATCTTTGATGACCGTCTATTTCTTATACATTCAATCGTATTGGTGATCATTCATTGAGTttatatttatctcttttttgtAACAAAGAAGATGTGTAATCggattttaagttttttttttttttttaataaagagttTTTGGATTTATCTTAACTCTAGTGAAATTTTTACAggtattttctaataatttcgACGAGTTTCTCgctattttgatcaaatttttagatacttacataattttttctGACGTTGTTAACTAACCCTAAAACAAACACAGATTTAATTGCCACGCATAATTTATTTTGGGTATAGATTTCTCCGACAATGCTTAATTGGTTTGTTCGTTTGCCacacataatttattttgggtATAGATTTCTCCGACAATGCTTAATTGGTTTGTTCATTTTGTTTTCCTTAATGACTCGTTATTTTGAAACTCTCttattatctataatatttCAGTATTATGTTTACAAGTCTAACATCAATAATTCTGTATCATATTCAAAAGGGAATATGATGTACTCAGTTATATcatatttcaataataattcaatttatatacATCCAAACTTAACATATTCtacttgaatatatatataaaaaaagaatgtTCTTTCCTCTAGGTTCAAATCCATACAACATTACccaccctaaaccctaacaaacCCACCACCAAAATTACCTCCACCATTTATGACACCTTGATTCTGGAGTCTGAGAGTCAAATTGAAAGTATAACTAAAgtcttaaaaaaactaaatatgatAAAACATATAACATAGACGAGGTCTTGAGTTTGACAAATTTTGCGCCTATTTAAGTGTATTTGAGGACTATCTGCTTAattcgtaaaaaaaaaaaaacctatcaTATCTTGTGCACAGTACATGGAATATCAACAAATAGCTGAATAAAGTTATGCTCTCCAAAAATACAAAAGTAGAAAGCAAAGAATAGCCatcaaattacatttttaattccaaaaaaaaaactatcacAACTTCGATATAGATTAGTATCTTCAATTTTAATGCACAAATACATGGAATATCAACAAATAGCTGAATAAGTTATGCTCTCCAAAAATACAAAAGTAGAAAGCAAAGAATAACCATCAAATTACCCGGGGGAGTATcatcatttattcaaaatatgtaAGAGATAGCAAA from Impatiens glandulifera chromosome 9, dImpGla2.1, whole genome shotgun sequence includes the following:
- the LOC124914121 gene encoding aspartic proteinase PCS1-like, giving the protein MASSPRAHLMLCTFLILNSHLIPLSISLSLSFPLTSISLSSINQQLLSSQATTNNHHPYNYRSSFKYSMALIVTLPIGTPPQSQQMVLDTGSQLSWIQCRNNPTSSFDPSLSSSFSLLPCTHPLCKPRKPDFTLPTSCDHNRLCHYSYFYADGTLAEGNLVRERFTFSKAHITPPLILGCASYSSDNQGILGMNRGRMSFASQSRLGKFSYCVPSRNSTGIFYLGDNPNSPTFKYVNILIFPKPQQMPNLDPYAYTLPMVGIRLAGKRLNISVSVFRPDTGGSGQTMIDSGSEFSYLVDEAYNKVKEEIGKVVGRKMKKGYVYEGGLEMCFGGGKMEEIGRLIGDLVFEFEKGVEIVVKKERVLSYVGGGIHCLGISRSGLLGAASNIIGNVHQQDLWVEYDVDKRRVGFGQALCRSSRLG